The Deltaproteobacteria bacterium HGW-Deltaproteobacteria-18 nucleotide sequence TGTGCTTCAAATGCATCTGCACTTTGATAGACTTCGTAAAGGTGAAGAAGATTTTCGTCTTCATGATCTTGAATAATATTGAAAAGTAGACAATCCGATTCATTTTTTACTGAACCACGCCCATCAGCGAGCATTTCTTCAATAAACATCGTTTTATGCTGGGGCTTGATATGGACTTTTACGATAACGGCGAACATGCATATCTCCTTTTGCTGTGTCAAAATGTTACATATATTTCAGGGCATGAGTTAATCTGAAAACTTGTACACGAGATGGATCGGTTACGGCAAGAATTTCGCACTGGAAAATTCTACTTGATCGCATTTTAAGTTTGGCTTGTCACGCCGCCCTCCAACTGTATTGGCCATTGAACTGCCAGTTTCCAGCAAAGCCTTCTTCAAGCTCCTCCGGTCTCGAGATCTTGATTCCAGAAAAACCAGACAAAATGTGTCTCGCACCCAGTTGCGAAGAACCCGCCGAATGCGCGCAGGTCTTGGCCTGTGCGGCATTTGGGCGTGACGGCTTGGAATGTACTTGTGGCACGGGGATTGAAAAGAGCATCATAAGGAATTCTATGAAAGGAGGGAATTATGAAGAGTTTCAAAATGACGGTGTCGCTGAGCATCGCATTGACCATGGCTTTTTTGTGCTGCGCCATTGGCGTTTATGCCCACAACGAAACGCTCGAGGAAGATATCATCATTGTGGCCAGAAATTACGTCTCGGTCGAACTGTCCAACACCGGCGTGGTCATGGGCAGCAAGAAGGGTCGTTTTCAACCGGCTGAATTCAAGGGAGTGGCGGGCACAACCGTGCTGCTCTTCATGTACAACAGGATTTCACGGGACAAATGCGTAGATCTGGTGTCCAACTTGTACGAGATGGACCCGGTCGCGATAGCGCCTCGCGTGGACCACGTCCTTGGCTTCCTGAAAGACAACAAGCTACTGTTGACAAGCAAGTACCCCAACCCGTCGCGAAATTTCGGGATGAACAAGTTCAGGATCGAGGAACAGTGATGCCGAAGGGGGATGGAGGTAACCGTTCTGGGAACCCCATCTTTCGATAATTTCAGGCTATGAGATAGTGCGCCTCCAATTCTAGGAGGTCAGCATGAAATCTCATATCGGTCAGAAGCGTGCGGCTTGGTGGCTCACCCGTGTGACGCAATGGCGGTAAGGCGACATGAGCAAGGCCAGGTATTGCCCAAGCATGGCCTTAATCTCAGTTCATTGCGGTACTGGCTGTGCAAGTCGCGCACGGCGTCACCGGATGCGGTCGTCGTGCTCTCCGCGATCGTTCCTTTTTGAAAAACTGATTAATGCGACGTGTCCATTCCGGCCTTACGATTAATCTCTTGTATCATCATGGCTCGCAGCGTCGAATCGTCGATGCAATCAAGACTGACTCTCATCCTTCCTGACGCCGCAGGTATAGATTTCGGTAGTGAAACGACGCCGGTCGTCTTGGCGCGATCGTTGCTTGAACAATCATGCAGCTGAGCGGGAGTTCGCTCTGGCGGTGCGTATTCGCTCTTACATCGAAACCCGACCCATATCCGATCACGTCGACCAGATGTTTTTGCACAAAGTCCATGTTTTGATGCAGCTCTGCCCGAGTTCAATATTCAGATTGCCGTCATGCGAAAAAATTTTACACCGCACTGATGTCCCGAGCAATTTCGCAAGGCGAGATCGGATTCAGGTTTCAGGAGCCTTTGGATGCCAATCACGGACCGCGATCTCAATCGTGAAGCGATACGGAGAACGCTTAGGCGGCGCGCCGGAAATTCCCCCGACGCGCTTGCCATAGCCAACGCGACATCTGAGATTTGGCTCCAGATGTCCGCTCGGTTGACACCCGTGATCGGCAGCAATGGTGTCGATGCCATTCTCGAGCAGGCGCTGCATCTGACGGGTGTCGTATTTCCCTGGCTTGCAAGTCCGGATGAGCAGATGGACAGCGACTCTCTTCCCGAGTGCATCGCGGAACTTATGGCAGGGCGCGAGCCGGTCGTGGCTGTGCAAGCAGGGAGCGCTCTGCTGATAACTTTCACTGAATTACTCGTCACCCTGATTGGAAATTCCCTGGCCAAGCGTCTGCTGGATCCGGTGTGGGATGTTGAATCCGCAGTGGAGGAGCAGGGGAAGACATCATGAGCCGGAAAATAGACGCGTCTCGCCTTGCCATTGCTGTTTCCGGGCCTGGAGCGGTTCTTGGCAGAGGAGCGACAAAGTTCATGACCATGGAATCTGAAGACAGATGCTGCACGCTTGGTTTCAGCTTTCAGGGCAAAGAGCTACAGGAGGGCGAAAAGGAAGGTGGTGGGTTTGTCTTCGGGGAAAATCTGCCCGGTAACGGTGTGCTACCGCGATAACGTCCGACGCTGCCTTTCGTTGTGAGCGAGCAGGAGTGCCCATGCTGAGCAGAACTGGCTTGAAATACAGACACCTTGCATCCAGGAAGTCGCTCAAGTGGCGTGCGTTTGCCCTGTCGTCAAGCTGCAAGGCTCCGGGAACACTTTCCGAATGTAAACAGGAGGTTGGCACAAGGATGGCGCAAAAAGCAAAGCCGACCGGTCATGAGGGTGGGGCTTTTGACAGGCGCAGTGAAGCGTTCATTGTGGGCAAAAAGGCATTGCGGGCGCGCAAGAACGCCGAAAAGGTCAAAGGTGAATTCTGTGCGGAAATGGAAAGCAGGCTGCGTGAAGCAAACGAGAATCTCGTTATCGCCTCGATCAACGCGCACATGATGACCGAGGCGGTCGAGAGGGCCGCTGCTCATCTGTCTCACATGGCCGAACATGACCTGCTCACGGGGGTGCCGAACCGAGCGCTTCTGACGGATCGTCTGAACCAATCGATGTTGCTTGCAAAACGCCACCGCAACAAAGTGGCGTTGATGTTTTTGGATCTCGATCACTTCAAACATATCAACGACTCGATGGGGCATGCGGTTGGGGACCAGCTGTTGCAATCCGTCGCAACACGTCTGCAGGCAAGCGTCCGCAGTTCGGACACGGTCAGTCGGTATGGTGGCGATGAATTCGTGGTTCTGCTCCCGGAAGTCGATGATGTTCGGAGCGCAGTCCTTACCGCAAAGAAACTGCTTCAAAGTGTAGGGGAACCCCATCTCATTTCCAGACAGGAACTCCGAATCAGCTTGAGCATCGGTATCAGCATGTACCCAGATGACGGCGTTGATGCCGAGATGCTGATACGCAAGGCGGACATCGCGATGTATCAGGCCAAAAGAAGCGGTCGCAACAGTTATGAGATATTCTCTTCGGGCATGAACGCCAATTCGGTCATGCGAAAGTCCGCTGAGCAGGCGCTGGAACGCGCGCTCAGACAAGGTGAATTCATTCTGTATTACCAGCCGACCGTTCAACTGGAGACCGGCGTCATTACCGGTGCCGAGGTCTTGCTGCGCTGGGAGCGTTTCGGGCAGAGGCTGAACTTTCCGGCACAATTCATCACAGTTGCCAAGAGCAGTGGCCTCATTTTGCCGATCGGGCAGTGGGTGGTTCGTGAAGCTTGCAGGCAGACGCAGGCCTGGTTGCAGTGCGGCCTCGACCTGGAACGGATCGCGGTTAATGTTTCGGCCGTTGAATTCAGCGACAGGTGTTTTTTGTCCAAAGTCCGCGCCATTCTGGAAGAAACGGGACTGGATCCACATTATCTGCAAATTGAAATGAGCGAAGACGGTCTGTCGCGGAATCCGCAGCAAGCTTTGCCCGCCTTGCATGAACTCAGGAACCTCGGGGTGCAGATCGCCGTGGATAACTTTGGAACAGGGTATGCCAGTCTGAGTTTTTTGCGGGAGTTTCCGATTGACACAGTCAAGATTGACAAGTCGTTCGTGCACAATGTCGATGCCAAGCCAGGAAGGGCCGTTTTCACTGCCCTCATGGCGATGGCGCGGGGATTCAATCACCGGATCGTGGCCGAAGGTATTGAAACTAAGACACAACATGCCTTCCTGAAGAGACACGCCTGTGTCGAGGGCCAAGGATACTACCTGGCTCGGCCGATGGTGGACAAGGCTTTCACCGCATTGACCGCCGAAAGAAATTCATTGCAGCGGGGGCAGGGATAATCGGCGCTGGCTGGGGGCCTCCTCAACAGCAAAGCTCTTGCTCATGGCTATGAGTTTTGACTTCAGTCCGCAGCCTCAAAAAAAATCCCCCCTCCCTGGTGGCTTGTCAGGGAGGGGTATGCTCAACTCGTGGGTTCTTCGCCTGACGCCACAATGAATGTCGGGGTTGCGCCATCGTTAGCAAGGAGAGGCAATTCTCCGCCATCTATTCGTGTCGCGGGCATGTCACGAGCGTTTGCCTGGTTCGAGCTTGTTCTCGCGATTAAGTGTGGCATCGCGAGATAAGTCCGGATGTCGATTGTTTCCCTCCCTGAGGTAGTCGTCGCAGTGACGGTTATTCTCATCACCGGAATGGATTTCGTTTTTTACCACTACATGTTCTGTGCCAAAGAATGGCTTTATTTGCGCCGAGCGGAAGTTTGGTGGCGCCTGTGCGTTCTCCGAGATTCCTCTAGCTTTTTTTAAAGCCCAGAACACGACTTGCAATATTTGCGAAGTGCAATGCAGGCAGAAGTGGGCAGGTCAGTGCGATTGCGGGAGTGGGGAAACGAAAAAAACATGTCGAGA carries:
- a CDS encoding antibiotic biosynthesis monooxygenase produces the protein MFAVIVKVHIKPQHKTMFIEEMLADGRGSVKNESDCLLFNIIQDHEDENLLHLYEVYQSADAFEAHKATPHFVRWVETTKDWLAKPLEIATGSHLFPDDGIWKKQG
- a CDS encoding diguanylate cyclase; protein product: MLSRTGLKYRHLASRKSLKWRAFALSSSCKAPGTLSECKQEVGTRMAQKAKPTGHEGGAFDRRSEAFIVGKKALRARKNAEKVKGEFCAEMESRLREANENLVIASINAHMMTEAVERAAAHLSHMAEHDLLTGVPNRALLTDRLNQSMLLAKRHRNKVALMFLDLDHFKHINDSMGHAVGDQLLQSVATRLQASVRSSDTVSRYGGDEFVVLLPEVDDVRSAVLTAKKLLQSVGEPHLISRQELRISLSIGISMYPDDGVDAEMLIRKADIAMYQAKRSGRNSYEIFSSGMNANSVMRKSAEQALERALRQGEFILYYQPTVQLETGVITGAEVLLRWERFGQRLNFPAQFITVAKSSGLILPIGQWVVREACRQTQAWLQCGLDLERIAVNVSAVEFSDRCFLSKVRAILEETGLDPHYLQIEMSEDGLSRNPQQALPALHELRNLGVQIAVDNFGTGYASLSFLREFPIDTVKIDKSFVHNVDAKPGRAVFTALMAMARGFNHRIVAEGIETKTQHAFLKRHACVEGQGYYLARPMVDKAFTALTAERNSLQRGQG